A genomic stretch from Deinococcus aquiradiocola includes:
- a CDS encoding GGDEF domain-containing protein, producing MPEAMGTPYIRPHWSHLRSRLHELNSVAALLVVPGVIAWNAVRLQVPGERWFLAAAAVGAAVTASSVFWRPPGQRLQTGRDRALTETAILLSPLLYLIVLALQSNAAHPVGVALLPLLAPTYYARWAVQYAEQPRLGLTFSLLYLCLTGGAVLVTFLRGHLDLDPATVVLLGLLQIYNLSDLRRLADEMVTVSAHRDAALHAARHDTLTGLPNRRVFEEDMQTLAADTPHAVLLLDVDHFKTVNDVYGHDVGDQVLVGLGERLQHVIREHGTVYRWGGEEFVILLPGHMPGRARQAAEAVRAQVARSPVAGLPVTVSGGVGAWRPDESLRENFMRIDAALLRAKRSGRDRVVTA from the coding sequence ATGCCGGAAGCGATGGGCACCCCGTACATCAGGCCGCACTGGTCCCACCTGAGATCCAGGCTCCACGAACTGAACAGCGTCGCGGCGCTGCTCGTGGTGCCGGGCGTGATCGCGTGGAACGCCGTGCGCCTCCAGGTGCCGGGCGAACGCTGGTTCCTGGCAGCGGCTGCCGTCGGGGCGGCCGTCACGGCGTCCTCCGTCTTCTGGCGCCCGCCCGGCCAGCGCCTGCAGACCGGCAGGGACCGGGCGCTGACCGAGACGGCCATCCTGCTCAGCCCGCTGCTCTACCTGATCGTGCTGGCGCTGCAGTCGAACGCCGCGCACCCGGTCGGCGTGGCCCTGCTGCCGCTGCTCGCCCCCACGTACTACGCCCGCTGGGCCGTGCAGTACGCCGAGCAGCCGCGCCTCGGCCTGACCTTCAGCCTGCTGTACCTGTGCCTCACGGGCGGCGCGGTGCTCGTCACGTTCCTGCGCGGCCACCTGGACCTCGACCCGGCCACGGTCGTGCTGCTCGGTCTGCTGCAGATCTACAACCTCTCGGACCTGAGACGGCTCGCGGACGAGATGGTGACGGTCAGCGCGCACCGTGACGCGGCGCTGCATGCGGCGAGACACGACACCCTGACGGGCCTCCCCAACCGGCGCGTCTTCGAGGAGGACATGCAGACCCTGGCCGCAGACACGCCGCATGCCGTGCTGCTGCTGGACGTGGACCACTTCAAGACCGTGAACGACGTGTACGGGCACGACGTGGGCGATCAGGTGCTCGTGGGCCTCGGTGAGCGCCTGCAGCACGTGATCCGCGAGCACGGCACCGTGTACCGCTGGGGCGGCGAGGAGTTCGTGATCCTGCTGCCCGGCCACATGCCGGGCCGCGCCCGCCAGGCGGCCGAAGCGGTCCGCGCACAGGTCGCCCGGTCACCGGTGGCGGGGCTGCCCGTCACCGTCAGCGGAGGTGTGGGGGCGTGGCGGCCGGACGA
- a CDS encoding NAD(P)/FAD-dependent oxidoreductase: protein MTARDGTGVAVIGGGLIGACVAAELAWAGERVTVFDPDRPGAAWAASAGLLTPTHEDLRGTPLDGDAVLSLALWPDFARRLEAASGQAVHHRPAPPGRGFGPLEGQVHPPSVRAAALAGLEVRREEVLHLQEDPRGLKVRTDAGEEVFAAGVLACGAWSAAFGLPVRAVWGEALLLPGSGAPLPRYAPRRAGRAAHRRYALDRPDGVYVGATARPQPSPAPGGWSDRWLLGVARDLLGDLPPGQAVRGRLAGARPVTPDGQPIVGPHPDWARVFVATGHGRHGALLAPLTARRALDWLRAGVAG from the coding sequence GTGACGGCGCGTGACGGGACGGGCGTCGCCGTGATCGGTGGCGGCCTGATCGGGGCGTGCGTCGCGGCCGAACTGGCGTGGGCGGGCGAGCGCGTCACGGTGTTCGACCCGGACCGGCCGGGCGCGGCGTGGGCGGCGAGCGCCGGGCTGCTCACGCCGACGCACGAGGACCTGCGCGGCACCCCGCTGGACGGGGACGCGGTCCTCAGCCTGGCGCTCTGGCCGGACTTCGCGCGCAGGCTGGAGGCGGCGTCGGGGCAGGCGGTGCACCACCGGCCCGCCCCGCCGGGGCGCGGCTTCGGTCCGCTCGAAGGGCAGGTGCACCCGCCGTCCGTGCGGGCCGCCGCGCTGGCGGGCCTGGAGGTGCGCCGCGAGGAGGTCCTGCACCTGCAGGAGGACCCGCGTGGCCTGAAGGTCCGCACGGACGCTGGCGAGGAGGTGTTCGCGGCGGGTGTCCTCGCGTGTGGCGCGTGGAGTGCCGCGTTCGGCCTGCCGGTGCGCGCGGTGTGGGGCGAGGCGCTCCTGCTGCCGGGCAGCGGCGCGCCCCTGCCCCGCTACGCTCCCAGGCGCGCGGGCCGGGCGGCGCACCGGCGGTACGCGCTGGACCGCCCGGACGGCGTGTATGTCGGCGCGACGGCCCGGCCGCAGCCGTCCCCCGCGCCGGGCGGCTGGTCCGACCGCTGGCTGCTCGGTGTGGCGCGCGACCTGCTGGGCGACCTGCCCCCGGGTCAGGCCGTGCGGGGTCGCCTCGCCGGGGCGCGGCCCGTCACGCCGGACGGGCAGCCCATCGTGGGGCCGCACCCCGACTGGGCGCGGGTGTTCGTGGCGACGGGGCACGGGCGACACGGGGCACTCCTCGCGCCCCTGACGGCCCGCCGCGCCCTCGACTGGCTGCGGGCCGGGGTGGCCGGGTGA
- the thiD gene encoding bifunctional hydroxymethylpyrimidine kinase/phosphomethylpyrimidine kinase — protein sequence MKRVALTVAGSDSGGGAGLQADLKTFQAHGVYGASVVTLVTAQNTRGVRRAVILTPDVVRDQLEAVLDDFPVAAVKTGALGDAATVAVVAQVLRGRNLPLVVDPVMIAKSGDALLQSEAVSALRELLLPLAALVTPNLPEAEVLLDLAPGALHARDGLARALTTPLPWPALLKGGHGTGDVLTDLLCLGGEPRRFEGRRVVTRHTHGTGCTLSAAVTARLALGDSLPDAVEAGLAYLRAALLEAPGLGAGAGPLEHSPSGTWGRTPPERGDSVTGPRTHVP from the coding sequence GTGAAGCGCGTGGCGCTCACCGTCGCCGGGTCCGACTCGGGCGGCGGGGCGGGCCTGCAGGCCGACCTGAAGACCTTCCAGGCGCACGGCGTGTACGGCGCGTCGGTCGTGACGCTCGTCACGGCGCAGAACACGCGCGGCGTGCGCCGGGCCGTGATCCTCACGCCGGACGTGGTGCGCGACCAGCTGGAGGCGGTCCTGGACGACTTTCCGGTGGCGGCCGTGAAGACCGGCGCGCTCGGGGACGCGGCCACCGTCGCGGTCGTCGCGCAGGTGCTGCGCGGGCGCAACCTGCCGCTGGTGGTGGACCCCGTAATGATCGCGAAGAGCGGCGACGCGCTGCTGCAATCGGAGGCGGTGAGTGCGCTGCGGGAGCTGCTGCTGCCTCTGGCGGCGCTCGTGACGCCGAACCTGCCGGAAGCGGAGGTGCTGCTGGACCTCGCGCCCGGCGCGCTGCACGCCAGGGACGGGCTGGCGCGGGCGTTGACGACGCCGCTGCCCTGGCCGGCCCTGCTGAAGGGCGGGCACGGCACGGGCGACGTCCTGACGGACCTGCTGTGCCTGGGCGGAGAGCCGCGCCGCTTCGAGGGTCGGCGCGTCGTGACGCGGCACACGCACGGGACCGGCTGCACCCTGTCGGCAGCGGTCACGGCACGCCTCGCGCTCGGGGACAGCCTGCCGGACGCGGTGGAGGCGGGGCTGGCGTACCTGCGGGCCGCGCTGCTGGAGGCGCCCGGGCTGGGGGCGGGTGCCGGGCCGCTGGAGCATTCGCCGTCCGGAACGTGGGGCCGTACCCCCCCTGAACGGGGGGATTCTGTCACCGGTCCGAGGACGCATGTCCCGTGA
- the nadC gene encoding carboxylating nicotinate-nucleotide diphosphorylase, whose amino-acid sequence MTPTDSLPAAPRSDSLTDRLRLALQEDLGRGDATTLSTIPAAQDGVAVLKLKQAGILAGQDVARQVFALTGADLHVQWLQPEGEPLVPGVIGEVRGNLRAILTAERLALNLMQRLSGVATLSRTYADALAGTRTRLLDTRKTTPLWRDLEKYAVRVGGGLNHRHGLDDGLLIKDNHVAAAGSVGEAVRRARSGGYLLQVECEVSTPAQVQEALDAGADRLLLDNMPDDQMREAVLLRDRHAPRVTLEASGNMTLARLPHVARTGVDFVSVGALTHSAPALDISLDVKQA is encoded by the coding sequence ATGACGCCCACTGACTCCCTCCCCGCCGCTCCCCGCAGCGACTCGCTCACCGACCGCCTGCGCCTCGCGCTGCAGGAAGACCTCGGGCGCGGCGACGCGACCACCCTCAGCACCATTCCCGCCGCGCAGGACGGTGTCGCCGTGCTGAAACTCAAGCAGGCGGGCATCCTCGCCGGGCAGGACGTCGCCCGGCAGGTGTTCGCCCTGACCGGCGCGGACCTGCACGTGCAGTGGCTGCAGCCGGAAGGCGAACCTCTCGTGCCCGGCGTGATCGGCGAGGTGCGCGGCAACCTGCGCGCCATCCTGACGGCCGAACGTCTCGCGCTGAACCTCATGCAGCGCCTCAGCGGCGTCGCCACCCTCAGCCGCACGTACGCCGACGCGCTCGCCGGGACCCGCACCCGCCTCCTCGACACCCGCAAGACCACGCCCCTGTGGCGCGACCTCGAAAAGTACGCCGTGCGCGTCGGCGGCGGCCTCAACCACCGCCACGGCCTCGACGACGGCCTGCTCATCAAGGACAACCACGTCGCCGCGGCCGGCAGCGTCGGCGAGGCCGTCCGGCGCGCCCGCAGCGGCGGGTACCTGCTGCAGGTCGAGTGCGAGGTCAGCACGCCCGCACAGGTGCAGGAAGCCCTTGACGCCGGCGCGGACCGCCTGCTGCTCGACAACATGCCGGACGACCAGATGCGCGAAGCGGTCCTGCTGCGCGACCGCCACGCCCCGCGCGTCACCCTCGAAGCGAGCGGCAACATGACCCTCGCCCGCCTCCCACACGTCGCCCGGACCGGCGTGGACTTCGTGAGCGTCGGCGCGCTCACCCACTCCGCCCCCGCCCTCGACATCAGCCTGGACGTGAAACAAGCATGA
- a CDS encoding thiazole synthase: MTAHDSLVVAGRPFASRLMLGTGKFRDHHVMRDAIAASGAQIVTVAIRRVELNAPGHEGLLDRLDLDRLQLLPNTAGCRTAAEALRVARLARALTGVDWVKLEVIPDARYLLPDSLETLRAAEVLVGEGFTVLPYVQPDAVLARALQAAGCATVMPLGSPIGSGRGLLTAALVRTVVEAVDVPVVVDAGLGVPSDAAQAMELGAQAVLVNTAVAEAHDPVGMAAAFGLAVQAGRAGFLAGRMEVRDHASPSSPVTGVVRLPDPEVPLP, encoded by the coding sequence ATGACGGCCCACGACTCCCTCGTCGTGGCGGGCCGCCCGTTCGCGTCGCGGCTGATGCTCGGCACCGGCAAGTTCCGCGACCATCACGTCATGCGGGACGCCATCGCGGCGAGCGGCGCGCAGATCGTGACGGTCGCCATCCGGCGCGTCGAACTGAACGCGCCGGGCCACGAGGGCCTCCTCGACCGCCTCGACCTGGACCGCCTGCAGCTCCTCCCGAACACCGCCGGGTGCCGCACGGCGGCCGAGGCGCTGCGCGTCGCGCGGCTCGCCCGCGCCCTGACCGGCGTGGACTGGGTGAAGCTGGAAGTCATCCCGGACGCCCGTTACCTGCTGCCGGACAGCCTGGAGACCCTGCGGGCCGCCGAGGTGCTGGTGGGAGAGGGCTTCACGGTGCTGCCGTACGTGCAGCCGGACGCGGTGCTCGCGCGGGCGCTGCAGGCGGCGGGCTGCGCGACCGTCATGCCGCTCGGCAGTCCCATCGGGTCGGGGCGCGGCCTGCTCACGGCGGCCCTCGTGCGGACGGTGGTGGAGGCAGTGGACGTGCCGGTCGTGGTGGACGCGGGCCTGGGCGTCCCGAGCGACGCGGCGCAGGCGATGGAGCTGGGCGCGCAGGCGGTCCTCGTGAACACGGCGGTCGCGGAGGCGCACGACCCGGTCGGCATGGCGGCCGCGTTCGGCCTGGCCGTGCAGGCGGGCCGCGCCGGGTTCCTCGCGGGGCGCATGGAGGTCCGCGACCACGCGAGCCCCAGCAGTCCCGTGACGGGCGTGGTGCGCCTCCCCGACCCCGAAGTGCCGCTCCCGTGA
- the nadB gene encoding L-aspartate oxidase, whose product MFTSSFDADLLIVGGGIAGLSAALHAHRRGLRVLLVSKTALEGGSTFWAQGGAAAPTGPDDHAAHLHDTLDAGRGLCHEDVVAGFVQEAAASLDALDTLGVPFSRHVTLEGGHGRPRVRHAYGDETGRAISETLARAVRQSGMQVLEHTFARRLLQSASGRVVGAELETQGRVTQALAGAVLLATGGFGRVYPVTTAPPEGTGDGLALAYRAGAELRDLEFVQFHPTAFVPATPPGTVVLVSEAVRGEGAHLLNGDGERFMARHDAALELAPRDVVARAVAAERARTGTVTLDLRHLGADHVRTRFPGIAARLTALGVDPATTPVPVQPAVHYTMGGVTTDAWGRTTLPGLYAAGEVASSGLHGANRLASNSLTEGLVFGARAVQAAAQDLHREPPARATPLQTLPEGEWLTAQARLADAAGLVRHGDALQAALDGWPDLPDAPDSVDRAALERGNLALLGRLLLLGALARQESRGAHWRADHPHLAAPRHAVQVAGTLRHEALPGSVPDGVLQSARVSTGPTHINPPESA is encoded by the coding sequence GTGTTCACAAGCTCTTTCGACGCGGACCTGCTGATCGTCGGCGGCGGCATCGCCGGACTCAGCGCCGCCCTGCACGCCCACCGACGCGGCCTGCGCGTCCTGCTCGTCAGCAAGACCGCCCTCGAAGGCGGCAGCACCTTCTGGGCGCAGGGCGGCGCCGCCGCCCCCACCGGCCCGGACGACCACGCCGCCCACCTGCACGACACCCTGGACGCCGGACGCGGCCTGTGCCACGAGGACGTCGTGGCGGGCTTCGTGCAGGAAGCGGCCGCCAGCCTCGACGCCCTCGACACGCTCGGCGTGCCCTTCAGCCGCCACGTCACCCTGGAAGGCGGGCACGGCCGCCCCCGCGTCCGCCACGCCTACGGGGACGAGACGGGACGCGCCATCAGCGAGACGCTCGCCCGCGCCGTCCGGCAGAGCGGCATGCAGGTGCTCGAACACACCTTCGCGCGCCGCCTGCTGCAGTCCGCGTCCGGCCGCGTGGTCGGCGCGGAACTCGAAACGCAGGGCCGCGTCACGCAGGCCCTCGCGGGCGCCGTGCTGCTCGCCACGGGCGGCTTCGGCCGCGTGTACCCCGTCACGACCGCCCCGCCCGAAGGGACCGGCGACGGCCTCGCCCTCGCGTACCGCGCCGGCGCGGAGCTGCGCGACCTGGAATTCGTGCAGTTTCACCCGACCGCCTTCGTGCCCGCCACGCCGCCCGGCACCGTCGTCCTCGTGAGCGAGGCCGTGCGCGGCGAGGGCGCCCACCTCCTGAACGGCGACGGGGAGCGCTTCATGGCCCGCCACGACGCCGCCCTGGAACTCGCGCCCAGGGACGTGGTCGCCCGCGCCGTCGCCGCCGAACGCGCCCGGACCGGCACCGTCACCCTCGACCTGCGCCACCTCGGGGCCGACCACGTCCGCACGCGCTTCCCCGGCATCGCCGCGCGCCTCACCGCGCTCGGCGTGGACCCCGCCACCACCCCCGTCCCCGTGCAGCCCGCCGTGCACTACACCATGGGCGGCGTCACCACCGACGCCTGGGGCCGCACCACCCTGCCCGGCCTGTACGCGGCGGGCGAGGTCGCGTCCAGCGGCCTGCACGGCGCGAACAGGCTCGCCAGCAACAGCCTCACCGAGGGCCTCGTGTTCGGCGCGCGGGCCGTGCAGGCCGCCGCGCAGGACCTGCACCGCGAACCTCCCGCCCGCGCCACCCCCCTCCAGACCCTCCCCGAGGGCGAGTGGCTGACCGCGCAGGCGCGCCTCGCGGACGCCGCCGGACTCGTCCGCCACGGCGACGCCCTCCAGGCCGCTCTGGACGGATGGCCGGACCTGCCGGACGCGCCGGACAGCGTGGACCGCGCGGCCCTGGAACGCGGGAACCTCGCGCTGCTCGGCCGCCTGCTGCTCCTCGGCGCGCTCGCCCGGCAGGAATCGCGCGGCGCCCACTGGCGCGCCGACCACCCGCACCTCGCCGCACCCCGGCACGCCGTGCAGGTCGCGGGCACCCTCCGGCACGAAGCCCTGCCGGGAAGCGTCCCGGACGGAGTGCTACAGTCTGCCCGTGTTTCGACAGGCCCCACCCACATCAACCCCCCGGAGAGCGCATGA
- the nadA gene encoding quinolinate synthase NadA, producing the protein MNDIPARQNEHANLMQLRPMLTQDELLSEISRLRRERNAVILAHNYQRPEVQAIADYVGDSLGLSRQAARTDADVIVFAGVHFMAETAAILNPEKTVLLPDLRAGCSLADTLTAQDVRDWKARHPDGLVVVYVNTTADVKAEADYCVTSGNAVQIVQSLPQGVPVLFAPDRFLAAHVERQTGRTLDIWQGACHVHEAILPAHVDAARALHPDAELLIHPECGCSSHVLQEFPDLRLHSTESMVTHARESSAASFVVVTELGMVTRLERDVPGKTFVPVNRTACCEYMKMITLENVYESLRDLSGRVTVPHDTALRALLPIERMLAIG; encoded by the coding sequence ATGAACGACATCCCCGCCCGCCAGAACGAACACGCCAACCTCATGCAGCTGCGCCCCATGCTCACCCAGGACGAACTCCTCAGCGAGATCTCCAGGCTGCGCCGCGAACGCAACGCCGTCATCCTCGCGCACAACTACCAGCGGCCCGAAGTGCAGGCCATCGCTGACTACGTCGGAGACTCGCTCGGCCTGTCCCGGCAGGCGGCCCGCACGGACGCCGACGTGATCGTGTTCGCGGGCGTGCACTTCATGGCCGAGACGGCCGCCATCCTCAACCCCGAGAAGACCGTGCTGCTCCCCGACCTGCGCGCCGGCTGCAGCCTCGCCGACACCCTCACCGCGCAGGACGTCCGCGACTGGAAGGCCCGGCACCCGGACGGCCTCGTGGTCGTGTACGTCAACACCACCGCCGACGTGAAAGCCGAAGCGGACTACTGCGTCACCAGCGGCAACGCCGTGCAGATCGTGCAGAGCCTCCCGCAGGGCGTGCCCGTCCTGTTCGCGCCGGACCGCTTCCTGGCCGCGCACGTCGAACGCCAGACGGGCCGCACCCTCGACATCTGGCAGGGCGCGTGCCACGTGCACGAAGCGATCCTGCCCGCCCACGTGGACGCCGCCCGCGCCCTCCACCCCGACGCGGAACTCCTCATCCACCCCGAGTGCGGCTGCAGCAGCCACGTCCTGCAGGAATTCCCGGATCTGCGCCTGCACAGCACCGAGAGCATGGTCACGCACGCCCGCGAGAGCAGCGCCGCGTCGTTCGTGGTCGTCACGGAACTCGGCATGGTGACGCGCCTGGAACGCGACGTGCCCGGCAAGACCTTCGTGCCCGTCAACCGCACCGCCTGCTGCGAGTACATGAAGATGATCACCCTGGAGAACGTGTACGAATCGCTCCGCGACCTCTCGGGCCGCGTGACCGTCCCGCACGACACCGCCCTGCGCGCCCTGCTGCCCATCGAACGGATGCTCGCCATCGGCTGA